From the genome of Papaver somniferum cultivar HN1 unplaced genomic scaffold, ASM357369v1 unplaced-scaffold_21, whole genome shotgun sequence:
agttcctcaatatgcaaacgaaggaatacagtaactcgctgacaggggattcgcgagtgtttcgacagacttacctcccgttccagacgggggatgaaccgttgtcgtcgactcgggccacaactcctatgttgtgaacccgaggggccgagatatcgtaatcgtccttccttctgcaaacagtttaatatttaatctacccttccgtagggtttaaaaaaaattaatgtccaaatgtccaaagtccaaaaagtccaaaaaaaagaaatcaaaaaaaaaaaaaaaaaaaaataaaaaaaaataaataaactctcttttttttttttctctctttttatataaaaaaaaaattcttcttctttctcctttcgctttgccttttacttcaagtctttaataTCCCAACTTCAAAAATTTCAAATTcccaaatcaaagacacaaaacccaaaaacgtaaagagaacaaataaaaaaaaaaaatctaaaaatctatcctaaacacaagtccgcgtcggcggcgccaaaaattgatggttttccaaaagttgttgtaatagtggtaaataataggttcttttcagacttgtgaaggaaagaatttttagatttaaataaatattgcaaatttgattcaaaaagtgatgtcaagattttggagaaactggggctaagggttccactattctatcaattccaaagtgatactattattattattattatgcaatttcccatttaagtgattctaattattgcaaaaatagattttatgaaAGAGAAATTGTAAtttgaaagcatggaatatcaagaactcaaagttaagcatataccatcaattaaaataacaattgcttaataaaaatcattggaaaaactcttttgttctacacaaaaaatcataatttaaattgcataaattatttaaaatagaaattaccactttttctttgtcagaatagcttcctccgtctccCCAGAGggtgggtttagctcctcatatcaatcatggtctcaaaagattggtctatggctcaaaagatgatcaaaagagtgaaaaggtATGAAATTGtgagtttgtaacaattataagtgttacaaaattCGTTGTAACGGAAGAACGAAAGAGAACTGTTGCAAACTTTATTAATTGttggaataattgttacaaaactgttacaaagagttTGGATTCGAAAGTTTAggccacggtttctgcgactgttttcaactatcaagttcactattcaccttcttccccgactgcAACTCGGCAGTTTCTCcgtaaatttttttctttgtttctgagcttcCCTAAACCTCCCTAAGTCTCGACAGCCTATCTCTGAGttcccaacaccctatatatactccactgggccaaaatatctcgccataacttcatataaccttccattattcttcactgtctgtttaggaaataatttagataattgatttctccacgagttctgaagatgccaaattactatatttatctccttcacactccagatggttgttagagtcatcctagcatacacaaactcattccaactcatgcaaatcccgtgacagtctccatacaatgacgtgctccatgttttgctccacaatttgattcagccaattatggcccgagataacacctgaaataacttaatatggttatatcacatctttacacaaagtttcagcgattgaatcgcacaaaatcacgtccaaaaatcgatcgaaacatctgccagttgaagaagaaaatttcccgccaaaatgaaaattcaaatttttgaagatgTTGTCCCCCTATCCGATCCTGGGTGCGAATAacatctgcctttttggggtgacctgggttgccccttagtaattgagtgccccttaaccaatgatgagattccgaataacaaatgtcctccgggggtgctccgtgcaacttttcgagccgaattttccaacaataattattttccaaaaatacttacaaacacacaaaacaccataataaggacgaaaacaagtactaacaatacgaaacattgagaataaattaggcacataaatgcgtctatcagcgacGGGTACCTGGTTGCCTAAGCAGCAGCAGTCTCGGTCCATTTCCTCAGTTCGAAAAATTGGGATCAGACTTGAATGTGAATTTTCTTGAATGATTTAAGTGCTAAATTCAACGAGGAAAAGAATCATAGGTATCTATGACCAGTCCCAATACAAAAAATTGCTTGGAGCATTTGCAGGTGTGACATCAACCATCATAAACAGGGGCGGATCTATGTTGTGACtgggctggcttaagccagctgatgtgatttgtagatagtggtaaaagtggttcgattctcagacttgcgaaggatattaattagacttaaattctaatattaaaatagaaaactcactaaaaattttagcaaactcaatcaaagttgatatcaatattaaaagaacactgaagcTAAGATtgcactattttccaagttcaaagtgattaaaccaaaacttatatttatgcaattttctcgtttaatttgattctaaaatattgcaacaagtagattttcaaaagtagtaattgtaaataccaagtatgaagcatcaaaagtattaaaactaagcatactccatcaaaatagatcacaatcactcaaataaaaatcatattcaataatagttcaaggcaaataatcatataattattgcaaataaaaagataaaatagaatataccactttttgttggaaaaatagcttcctatatcgcctcagcaatggggtttagctcctcatattaatcacttgcttaaaatattggtttatggttcaaaagttgattaaaaggaagGAAGACAATAaaacagacagtttgcaacgctgtattggcgctacaaagaagctgttacaaacgacgaactgttacagagacctGTTGGTTACTTAAGCAGTGTTACAAATTGAGACGCCTAAGTGTTGAGATATTAAGAATGAAAAAACGACTGTTTTGAATGGtgtttgttcttcagcttcttcttcttctcctgctggtgTAACTCGCTCTGCAACTCGACTGATTCTTCTCTGTTGGGTTCTAAACTTCTCTTAAGGTTGCGTCCCTCTTCTAtgagctatcccaactccttttatagcccacaggtcgatttaatctccaagaaatctcctttttctttttgccaaAGTTACGGGTTTTATCTATTCTTTCCATATCCTCATACGCGGCTTCAAACACTCCCTGTTTTGCTTATCACGCGTCTTCCAAGTATAATCCAACGTCCCAGACTATCTCAAAGATAGTCTAAACTTTAACAGAGAATCCAATTTCCTTATCTTTCTGACAGTTTCCATATATCAGccaaaatcccgtgaaaaacttcacctccctgttttagacaactcgatgatttcctcctctattttcgaatctagagggattaccatccctgttttgatGAATCTAGTGAGTCCCAACAAatatccacgtcaaactccgactaaatctTCTCCTAGTCATCAACAGAACTTCGATAAACTTCCACCTCCTCTGTTTCACTCCAACATGGTTGTCCAGCCCAAAATACTCGATCCAAACATACACACCAACCCTGTCAGGCTCTAACAGGTCCATTCCAACGAAAATAAACCATTGAATCTCCATAGAAATCGCTCAAAACTCTAACCCTAAATCTGCCTGaatctgcactattttcccgccaatttgaaatttgagtttgggaagaaaggtggtcgccccctatccagagtaggggtgcctttagcagctgccttaaggggtgtcctgggggtgtcccttatccaaaccgggggtccgaatagcaagtgtcctccggatactttccgacaacttttcgagccaattttttccaaaaatgtttattcaccaaaaatacctacaaatgaataaaacaccataataagtacaaaaatgagccctaacaaaatatagaatcgagacaaatcggacacaaaaatctATCTATCACCAGCCCTAAGTCCTAAAAAAAGCTTCCATTTTGTAGTGCAATTGTATTTGATTACAAAAAATTAAGCCTAAACAACAGGTTTAAGCCGGTCCAAgtcaaaccaattggttttcaaaCCACCCCAACACTCATTTTCTGGTTCCGCCGCTGATCATAAATGGTTGACTAAGGAATTGTTTGACCTTCAACTATGTTGGAGGCCGAGTTCGTCTCGACTCCTCTTAGAACTTTAGAAAGCTCATAAAATCAAGACAAGAAGAGAAAAAATGATAAGTATAGCACTAGTACTGGTACATAACTAATACATGACCTACTGGTCTGCATATAACAGATTATTTGTTTGTTGGGCTCCCCGTTTGATCATATCTCGAGTCGAGGTTTGATCAGTACTTCCAATGGCATTATCTTGTAACAAAGTAAACCACCACTTTCAGCCATATCCACCTTGGCTTCTGGCTCCACCGTCGTGATTTCGAATTCATGAAGTAATCGAGCAAGAACCAAATGCATCAACTGAACCGCAAACGACACTCCCGGGCATATCCGTCGACCCGCTCCAAATGGTATCAGTTCATAATGCTGGCCCTTTAGATCCACATCCGCATTACTAGTTAAAAACCTGTCGGGTCTAAACTCCAATGGATCGCCTTTGTATACGTTCCCATCTCTTTGCATCTTCCAGACGTTAACCAATAAGCGCGTGCCGGCTGGAACTTGGTACCCGGCTACTTCGCAATCCTCCATCGTCCTCCGTTCGATCAATGGTCCGGCTGGGTACAACCTCATCGTCTCTTTGATGATCGCCTGGATGTATGGAAGATTCGGGATATCAGAGTCGTCGACCTGCGGGTTCTTTCCTACTTGTGTGTCTAGTTCTTCTTTTGCTTTTTGTAGTACTTGGGGATGGTTCAAGAGTAAAGACATTGCCCATGTTAAGGTAACTGTCGTCGTGTCACTTCCACCCAATATCATGTCCTGCAGTTCCATTTAGTCACTCAATTTCTTATCCttaaaatatcacttttcgaaggtaataaaatttaaaaaatacGTACCAGACACGTAGATTTGACGACGAGGTCAGGATCGTCGCCGGGTAACGAAGAATGCTCCATAATATCCAAGCAGACATCAATAAAATCATGTTCGAGTTGGGAATTACCTCCTGAATTTCTTTTCACGCGGTGTTCTTCAACCCAGCTAGCCATAATTGAATCAATTTCAGATGCGCATTTTTTCATATCTCCAACCAAACCTCTTAGATTGTCTAACTAGCTTAGGGACGGAATTACATCGGAAAATGCGAAAAATCTCATTAATCtcatagcttcatccattgctgCTTTATATCTCTGAGCTCCAACGTCACGGTTCGCCGAGAAATTCTTTTTCCCGGCAACGATTCTCGCCACGACGTTAAACGTCAAATCGCCTAACCAACTATCCATTCTCACCGGACCGAATTCGCCACACTTTTCTCCGTTTTTCCACTGATTATAAAGCGACTCGAAACACGACTCAACTTCAGAGCTCCTGAGGTGTTTTATCGTATCGATACGATGATTCGAAAGAAGTTTTAACGTGGAAATCTTTCGCAAATCTCTCCAGTAAGCACCATAAGGCGCATAACCCACCGAATCGGCGTCGTAAAACATGAGTTTAATACCTAACGTACCCGGGCGATTCGAGAAGAGCTTATCATTCGTCGTAAAACATTCTTTAACGATTTCCCAATCACTAACAACTAGCGTTTTATGGGTACCGAATCGGATATTGAAAACAGGACCGTAAGTATCCGCCACGACACCGAGTTTCCGATGAGTTAACTCACCGTCGTTGAAAAGATGGAGATGACCCATTATAGGCCTTCCCCCTGAGGCTTCTGGTGCTAGTTTCTTGGTGGGGTTTCTTCTTCCATAGTTCCAAACCAGTGCAATCACAACAAGTGCAACGGAAGTCGGTTGCAAGTACTGGAGAAGTAGATCAAGAAAATCCATTGATTAGTGAAGTGAACTCGTAAGTTGGGCATTTATTTGGGTCTCATTGTCACAGTAGTGACGTTTGTACAATTTTTTCCGGTTCACCATTTTTGACTTTGACTGTTAAATGATTTTCTGTTTGACCGAGACGATTTCAACTTTGATTTTCCATACTCAGGCAGCTAATCTCTTCAAACCACGGGATGCTCGTGACATGTCTTGCTCAGATTACAATGTTACTTTTTCGACTGAGGCTTCGTCCAAATCCACGGGGTGCATGTACTAATATAACAGTAAAATTATTCCAGCGTTTGATCTAAATTCAAAATTCATCCGCATTACAATCCTTGCCTCAAAAAAGTGAAAATGATTCCAAAGTAATTAAAGTTGTCATCTCAACAAGTTCATATAATAATACATTTTTTTCCGTGCTACATACCGGGCGGCTCCGCAAACCATCCaccattatattttgtttctCTCCCCATTGTTTAGGATATTTGATTTAGTGTGACTCGGCTTCGTCTTGCCCGTCGCTTAGGatctttgat
Proteins encoded in this window:
- the LOC113339868 gene encoding methyltetrahydroprotoberberine 14-monooxygenase-like; amino-acid sequence: MKKCASEIDSIMASWVEEHRVKRNSGGNSQLEHDFIDVCLDIMEHSSLPGDDPDLVVKSTCLDMILGGSDTTTVTLTWAMSLLLNHPQVLQKAKEELDTQVGKNPQVDDSDIPNLPYIQAIIKETMRLYPAGPLIERRTMEDCEVAGYQVPAGTRLLVNVWKMQRDGNVYKGDPLEFRPDRFLTSNADVDLKGQHYELIPFGAGRRICPGVSFAVQLMHLVLARLLHEFEITTVEPEAKVDMAESGGLLCYKIMPLEVLIKPRLEI
- the LOC113339546 gene encoding methyltetrahydroprotoberberine 14-monooxygenase-like gives rise to the protein MDFLDLLLQYLQPTSVALVVIALVWNYGRRNPTKKLAPEASGGRPIMGHLHLFNDGELTHRKLGVVADTYGPVFNIRFGTHKTLVVSDWEIVKECFTTNDKLFSNRPGTLGIKLMFYDADSVGYAPYGAYWRDLRKISTLKLLSNHRIDTIKHLRSSEVESCFESLYNQWKNGEKCGEFGPVRMDSWLGDLTFNVVARIVAGKKNFSANRDVGAQRYKAAMDEAMRLMRFFAFSDVIPSLS